Sequence from the Cellulomonas fimi ATCC 484 genome:
AGGGGCGGGTCGGTGCGGCTGATGAGCACGACGTGCACGGCAGGCGCGTAGCGGACCAGGTCGCCGACGGCCTCCACGACCTCGGGCGAGCGCAGGTGCTGGGCGTCGTCGAGCACGAGCACCACGTCGCCGGGCAGCGTGCCGAGCGTGTGCAGCAGGTGCGTCGTGAACGCGTCGGTGATCGCCGGCGGGACCTGCAGCCGGTGCACCTCGTGGTGGCGCGGGACGGGCGTGGACGCGACCGCGGCGACGACCCGGTGCCAGAACACGGGCAGCACGTCGTCGCGCGCCTCGAGGGTCACCCACGCCGGGCGCAGGCCCCGGTCCGCGCACCAGCCGGCCACCGCGGTCGACTTCCCCCACCCGGCGCCACCGACGACCGCGGTCAGACGCCGGTGCCGCGCCCCGTCGAGGAGCGCCCACACCCGCTCGCGCGGGACGGCGTGCGGGACGACGGGGGGCGGGGCGACGGGGCGCACGACGGACGCCTGGGAGGAGGCGACGGGCGCGACCGAGGCCAGGGCGTCGCGGACCCCTCCCCGAGCCGCTATCCCCTCCGGTTCCTGGCGTCGAGCCGGCCCGGTGGTGGCCATGGGGACACCGTAGCGACGTTCACCCGTCCGGGGTGAGGGGTAGATCGTCCTTTTTCCACCACGCTGGGCGCACGGAGCGGCGCGGGAGGTCGGATGGCTACGGGGCTCGCGGAGATCACGGTGGCCGGGGCGCTCCCGGTGCCGTGGCGGCCCTGGCTGCGGGCGCGCGGCGTGCGCGCGATGCGCCGGCAGACCGTCCTGCAGGGCTCGGTGCCCGACGGCGCCGCGCTGCCCACGCTGCTGGAGCAGGCGCACGACCTCGGGCTCGGGGTGTCGGTGCTGTGGCAGGAGAGCCGCCGCGACACCTCCGGCGGCGTCGCGGTGCGGCTCGTCGTGGACGGCGGCGTCGGGGACGTCCTGCTGTCGATGCTCGACCAGCTCCGCGACGGCGACCGTGTCCCGTGCACGACGCTGGCCGTGCGCACCGGTGCCGTCGACGACGTCGCGCGCTGGCTGACCGAGCACGGCCGCGTCGTGCTCGGCACCGTGCACCCCCTACCACCCGAGGCGGGTGATGCCCGCGCACCGGCGGGCGCGCAGGGTGGCGTCGCGGTGGACCCGCCGCACGGGTGGGGCACCGGTGACGAGCACGGCCCGGACGAGGAGGCGGACGTGGAGGCTGACGTGGACGTGACCGAGGAGCTCGGGCCGATCGACTACCTGGTCGTCGAGTTCCCGCAGAACAAGCTGGACGGCACGGCGTTCCCGCTGCTCGTCGACCTGGTCGACCGCGGGATCATCCGCGTGCTCGACCTGGCGTTCGTCGAGAAGGACGCCGACGGCCAGGTGCACGCGATCGAGCTGCACGAGGCGGCGTCGGGCGAGGTCGACCTCTCGTTCTTCGAGGGGGCGTCGTCGGGGCTGCTCGGCGACGACGACATCGCGGAGGCGGCGCAGGCGCTGGAGAACGGCTCCGCGGCCGGGATCCTCGTCTTCGAGAACCGCTGGGCCGCACCGTTCGCGGCGGCGCTGCGACGCGGCGGCGGTCAGCTGGTGGCGAGCGGGCGGATCCCCGTGCAGGCGATCCTCGCGGCGCTCGACGACCTGGACGCTGCCTGACGCAGCCCCGGGGAAGGCGCCCGCGGCCACGCCGGCCGGCGAGGCGCGCGACGGAAGCGGGACGAAGGAGGGGACGATGCCTGGACTGATCCGCGGGGTGGCCCGCACGGCGGTGGTCGCCGGGACCGCGAGCGCGGTGTCCGGCCGGGTGCACCACCGGCAGCAGCAGAGGTGGGCGGACCAGGCGGGGCCCGGGTACGAGCCGGCGCCGCAGGAGGCGTACGCGGCTCCCGTCGCCTACGCCCCGCCGCCTCCCCCGCCTCCGGCCGCCGCTGCGCCGTCGCCCGACATGGACGCCAAGATCGCGCAGCTCAAGCAGCTCGCGGAGCTCCGCGACCAGGGGGTGCTGTCCCCCGCGGAGTTCGAGGTGCAGAAGGCGAAGCTGCTGGGCTTCTGAGCGGACGGCGACGGCCCCGGGGCACGGTTCCCCGGGGCCGTCGCGTGTGCGCGGGCGGCGGTCGGCGGCACCCGTCACCGCCATGGCGTGACCCGTCCGTGCGGACGCCGGGCGACGACGCTCCTCCGTCCGGACGCCCGGCCGTGACGCTCAGCCGTCCGGACGCCCGGCGACGACGCTCAGCCGTCCGGACGCCCGGCGACGACGCTCAGCCGTCCGGACGCCCGGCGACGACGCTCAGCCGAAGGCGGCGCCCTCGGCGGCGCTGCCCGGGCGCGGGTCCGGCAGGCGGCGCATGCGCAGCGCCCCGACGACGCCCGCGAGGCCGACGGCCAGCGGCACGAGCAGCGCGACCTGCAGGGCGCGCGGCCGCACCTCGGTGTTGATCCGCACGATCTCGTCCTGCACGTCGGGCGGCTCGTCGGCGAGCAGCTCGGCGAGCTGGGTGTTGCTCATGAGCTGCGCGTCGTCCTCGAGCGCGCGGGCGACCTGCTGCTGCTGCTCGGGGTCGAGCACGGAGCTCGCGGACGCCTGCGACGTGAACCCGACGGCGAGCGCGCCGAGCATGAGCGCACCCGCGACGGCGAGCCCGAACGACAGCCCGAACGACCCGGCTGCCGAGTTCACGCCCGCGGCCTCGCTCACGCGCTCCTCGCTCACGGGCGACAGCGTGTAGT
This genomic interval carries:
- a CDS encoding DUF6325 family protein translates to MATGLAEITVAGALPVPWRPWLRARGVRAMRRQTVLQGSVPDGAALPTLLEQAHDLGLGVSVLWQESRRDTSGGVAVRLVVDGGVGDVLLSMLDQLRDGDRVPCTTLAVRTGAVDDVARWLTEHGRVVLGTVHPLPPEAGDARAPAGAQGGVAVDPPHGWGTGDEHGPDEEADVEADVDVTEELGPIDYLVVEFPQNKLDGTAFPLLVDLVDRGIIRVLDLAFVEKDADGQVHAIELHEAASGEVDLSFFEGASSGLLGDDDIAEAAQALENGSAAGILVFENRWAAPFAAALRRGGGQLVASGRIPVQAILAALDDLDAA
- a CDS encoding SHOCT domain-containing protein, which codes for MPGLIRGVARTAVVAGTASAVSGRVHHRQQQRWADQAGPGYEPAPQEAYAAPVAYAPPPPPPPAAAAPSPDMDAKIAQLKQLAELRDQGVLSPAEFEVQKAKLLGF